One Insulibacter thermoxylanivorax genomic window, TCTATAGAAGCGGGGATCCGAAAATAAAAGCAATAAACGAACGTATCGGATCAACTGCTTCTTCTGTGTTTCAGCAAAGCATAATATCCAATCCTGTTTCTTCTTATTACCTCTTTGATTGTTTCTACCGATCTTGGTTCTTTTGTTGAATTGATTTCTATTGATGATCAACTGGTTTAATAACATATCGATAACCAATAGTTCGAATTCTCGCAGTTTGGAATTCTCGCCGGTCAAGTGTTTCGGCAACAAATGATAAAGAACCGTATTGCTAAACTTGATAGCATCATTGTAAATAGTTTGATCCTCGACTTTTTTCAGCAAACCATAAAGAAAATGATTAGCTGCAAATCCTTGCTGTATAGCTCCCTTAAGCTTTCTTATATCTCGGGAAAAAGAATCCCACAAAGGAAATTTTTTATCCGCACCTTTAATCTTTCTGCATAAATAGAACACATGGTCATTTATACTGATCTTCATACAATTTGCGCGCACTACTTTCCCGTCTTTTCTTAACACAGGAGCCCTCTTAGCGCTGTCCACTTGATGCTGGACCCTTTCGTGGTAATAACGAATCGGCTCACGGTTGAAGGTAACTTCGATCCCAACGCTCATGCTGAGTTGGGGCAGCCTATAGTCGTATCTCTTCTTAATGCTTATAATCTCATCGTTCAACTTCTGTAATATATCTCCGCATATTTCCACGGCATCTGTTAGTTTAGATATGGGTACAGCGAAGAAGATATCATCGCCCGCCATATACAATGGGTAAAGCTTGAAGTTCGGATCATGTTTCTTGAATTCTTGAGTCTTCTCATGTAAGTAATCCAAACTTATATACTCATTCAAGATGTCACTGACAGCATTGTAGACTTTGTAATTTTGGATATTTCTAAATAATTCGCCCATACCGTCCAAGTCAGCTTTGATAACAGCGATGCGAAAATGATTGGGGTTATCCGCTTCTTCCTCAGAGTACAGGGCATTGATCGTTGGAGCGAAGTACGAATATTGCTTTTCTTGATCATGCTTTTTATGAAAGGTTCCTTCTTGCTGATCGTTAAATTGGAACAACACTTTTTGATTCTGCTCGATAATCTGATTCAAGCAGTCTTGCTGTTTAAGGAGACGCTTGCTTTTATTAATTGCTTGAAGCTTGTCCCCTTCCTCTCGAACATTCATCTCAAAGCATACATATTTCATAAGGAGCTGCCCTGAAGATTGCTTGTAATATCTCTTAAATAGCCGATTCAATCTTTTTATGATCTCCTCACGATCAAGAGTGGTAGTGAAAATGCACAAACCCGAAGATTTCAACAACTCATCTCTAATGTGACCGCTGAATTCTCCTTCGTACTCTTTTATCCCGATATCCTTATATAGCTGTTCAGAGATTAGGTTCGAAGATTGCACAATGTCGCTAAGGGAGCCGCTGTCCAACTGATGCTCCTGAACCTGCGCTTGCAGCATATGATAAAGGAATGCCTGGACTTTATCGATGGATATGGCGACAACATATTTTTTCTTAAAAAGTCCCGCATAATCACGATGAGGGAACGGAATCGGATTGTTGATTAACATGAGCAGTTGATTTAACTGAAAATTAAAAGAAAGCAAAGGAATCGACTCTTGGTTAGCATCGTACACTTCAAAATCTGATAACGAAATTTTGCTAAGCAGCTTTACTTCATTGTCTTCAAGTACATCTTTCGGAGTTTTTACATCATGAAAATTTAACTCTAAGAACCACTCTTTCAACGATTTCTTTCCATTCACTTTAACATCGATATACCCAAGTTCCTCATCACTGTTTTCCGCCTTCCTTTGTCCAGCAAACAGGACAAAATCAAATTTCTCAGCTATTTCGTCTTTCACGTTTGGTGCTAATGTACATAAGATCCGAATAGGGCGAGTGGATTGCTGTGTCCGCGGTGCGTCAACCGATATATTTCTTGCCATTCTGGCTATTGAATTGTTTGCTGTTTTTAATTTTGTGATGGCTTCAATCCAACAGGATATATCATTCTCATCTATACTCTTACTTTTACATTCCACAACGACGGCTACTGCTTCAATCGGGATAAATTTCAAACGCCCATAGCGGAAAATATAGGGAGTATAAGTTTCGTCAATGATTGCTAAATCCACTTCTTTGGAAATATTACCTCTAGAATCAATGATAAAAACGGAATGTTCTATGACGAACTTCTTAGGAATGATCATTTCAAAAAGTTGAGACCATACATCTTCACGAGCAAACCCCGTCATACCCGAATGCACTGCAACTCTCATATAAAGTTGATTTACTATGGAACTTTCTATATATCGATAGTTCTTATATATATCCACAATTACGTCTTTATTTGGTTTACAGTCTTTTGTCTTTTCGGATTGCAGCGCTTTCTCTTTTGAATTTTCAAGTGACATATGTTGCATAATATCTGCCCTCCACTAGCAACACATTCTTACATTAGTTCTTTTGATAGATTCTACGCCAATTTTCCTATATCCTCCTATTAATCAGAGAAACTTCAATAATTTATAAAAAGTTATAGTTCGGAATACAAAAAACTCGCACCCATTTAGGGTGCGATGTAAAAATGCGCAGAAATGCAAAAATAGTATTTATTTTGACCTTAAACAGTACTCCATACGGAGTGCGACAAAAGAGCATCAAAGAACGTGCTGCCTCGGCGAAATTTCAATCCACGCACTCCATACGGAGTGCGACAACTACTGACCAGTCCGAACTTCTTCAATGAGCAGTTATTTCAATCCACGCACTCCATACGGAGTGC contains:
- a CDS encoding DUF6602 domain-containing protein; this translates as MQHMSLENSKEKALQSEKTKDCKPNKDVIVDIYKNYRYIESSIVNQLYMRVAVHSGMTGFAREDVWSQLFEMIIPKKFVIEHSVFIIDSRGNISKEVDLAIIDETYTPYIFRYGRLKFIPIEAVAVVVECKSKSIDENDISCWIEAITKLKTANNSIARMARNISVDAPRTQQSTRPIRILCTLAPNVKDEIAEKFDFVLFAGQRKAENSDEELGYIDVKVNGKKSLKEWFLELNFHDVKTPKDVLEDNEVKLLSKISLSDFEVYDANQESIPLLSFNFQLNQLLMLINNPIPFPHRDYAGLFKKKYVVAISIDKVQAFLYHMLQAQVQEHQLDSGSLSDIVQSSNLISEQLYKDIGIKEYEGEFSGHIRDELLKSSGLCIFTTTLDREEIIKRLNRLFKRYYKQSSGQLLMKYVCFEMNVREEGDKLQAINKSKRLLKQQDCLNQIIEQNQKVLFQFNDQQEGTFHKKHDQEKQYSYFAPTINALYSEEEADNPNHFRIAVIKADLDGMGELFRNIQNYKVYNAVSDILNEYISLDYLHEKTQEFKKHDPNFKLYPLYMAGDDIFFAVPISKLTDAVEICGDILQKLNDEIISIKKRYDYRLPQLSMSVGIEVTFNREPIRYYHERVQHQVDSAKRAPVLRKDGKVVRANCMKISINDHVFYLCRKIKGADKKFPLWDSFSRDIRKLKGAIQQGFAANHFLYGLLKKVEDQTIYNDAIKFSNTVLYHLLPKHLTGENSKLREFELLVIDMLLNQLIINRNQFNKRTKIGRNNQRGNKKKQDWILCFAETQKKQLIRYVRLLLLFSDPRFYRSDEKEVKEDFTKHLSRVKRNLFRLTTQFIYERSLNRLLKEVSEDVPALRGIFVRAESYELPNGYRKPIYRTLLITNSMFYRFKQLDKQHLDVVADMLEDYNGKTQEEVIQLEEERRKQKKAPPGLYFDKQAFLKIAKRTNLWTEDYIDSLFIFYRYHELSRQFRAIYPKPEANKSGGKQK